Proteins co-encoded in one Montipora capricornis isolate CH-2021 chromosome 12, ASM3666992v2, whole genome shotgun sequence genomic window:
- the LOC138025770 gene encoding uncharacterized protein, which produces MFIEGDQFVNASMVARETKKDSVLSKVLHFTQHGWPEKPEPLFQPYHNKRLELTQEDGILLWNSRVVIPEVLRTLLLKDLHAEHLGMVKMKQLARKYLWWPGLDKEIEETVKLLHSCQEAAKAPPAPNPASWSWPGGPWKRLHLDLAGPYLSKMYLVMENDIERTLTAPGHPATNGLAEHYVGEFKDKLNKIGDTGETVQTKLDRATPTSLGKSPSELLMNRQPRIRLSALRFKTTKQEVKVSNITWITSQSSYKISLCSCEILEKVQNGYQTHEGLQITVDSVIKATKFLLHEGMGKIESRKINSFEYSEFKISTDSLKARIVIIYRPPYSTAHPVTPATFLEEFSSYLESIILTPESLLLTGDFNFHVDIDDDPNAKLFQELLDSMGLKQHVTGPTHMSGHTLDLLITREHDTIVAGSPEVDCYLSDHASILCRLNASKACRVVKEITYRKIKSIDLDRFREDLRSSELCNKIYPSLDDMVSGYDSSLSSILDKHAPLKKKTLVCRRRVPWFNSDIKSSIKAKRKAEKKWRSSKSQDDLRAFKPNELATNFGDFFAQKIKDIDSTLDQFDYVHPDVPDVDEKGDKTVASPLSWFELLTIEQTSDLIKSMSKKSCVLDPIPTTLAMQVVDDLLPTLSTMINMSLESGQFASAWKEALLKPTLKKPGLAIEYKNFRPVSNLCYVSKLTEGAVASQLMGHMTVNNLHLKFQSAYKKNHSTESALLKVKNDILMNMDAQKVTLLVLLDLSSAFDTVNHQVLLDRLRSRFGVTGTALDWFASYLSGRVQRISVNGGTSDAFHLIQGVPQGSCLGPLLFTVYTSELFDIIEKHLPSVHCYADDTQLYLAFSPDREGDDAIAIEAMRNCIKELRVWMARNSLMLNEDKTDFLLIGTRQQLLKVNFTRIAVGSEVIECKSSVRNLGSWFDSQLNMSVHISKLCAAAFYHLHNISRIRRFLSFDSTKALVHALITSRVDYCNGLLYGFPATQLNKIQRVLNAAARLVCRSPRYCHITPLVYNLHWLPVNLRIRFKVLLFVFKAIHGIAPSYISDLIFVKPNSSYNLRSSSASILLAFPARKTKRTLGDRSFSVAAPTLWNELRCELRDLEDFKSFKQKLKTHLFIEAYS; this is translated from the exons ATGTTTATTGAAGGAGATCAGTTTGTAAATGCATCTATGGTTGCCAGGGAGACTAAGAAAGATTCAGTTCTGAGTAAAGTACTACATTTTACACAGCATGGTTGGCCCGAGAAACCCGAACCATTGTTTCAACCCTATCATAACAAGAGATTGGAACTAACTCAGGAGGATGGAATTCTTCTGTGGAATTCTCGAGTGGTCATACCAGAGGTACTGCGCACCCTATTATTGAAAGATCTCCATGCTGAACACTTGGGAATGGTGAAAATGAAACAACTGGCGAGAAAATATCTGTGGTGGCCAGGACTAGACAAAGAAATCGAAGAAACGGTAAAGTTATTGCATTCTTGTCAAGAAGCAGCCAAAGCTCCACCAGCGCCCAACCCTGCATCGTGGTCATGGCCCGGCGGACCGTGGAAAAGATTACATCTTGATTTAGCTGGTCCATACTTATCAAAGATGTACCTTGTAATG GAAAATGACATCGAACGTACATTGACAGCGCCAGGGCATCCTGCAACCAATGGTCTTGCGGAACACTATGTTGGAGAATTTAAAgataaactaaacaaaattGGCGACACGGGGGAGACTGTCCAGACGAAACTAGACAGGGCTACGCCGACGTCCTTGGGAAAATCACCAtctgaattattaatgaatcgACAACCTCGAATCAGACTCAGTGCTTTAAGATTTAAGACCACCAAACAAGAAGTTAAGGTTTCCAACATAACCTGGATAACAAGCCAAAGTTCATACAAGATCAGCCTGTGTTCGTGCGAAATTTTGGAAAAGGTGCAAAATGGGTACCAG ACTCATGAGGGATTACAGATAACAGTTGATTCTGTTATTAAGGCCACCAAATTTCTTCTTCACGAAGGAATGGG GAAGATTGAATCACGCAAAATAAACTCGTTTGAATATTCTGAGTTTAAAATCAGCACAGATTCGCTTAAGGCGAGAATTGTCATCATTTATCGTCCTCCATACTCCACTGCTCATCCAGTGACGCCTGCCACATTCCTCGAGGAATTCAGTTCTTACTTGGAATCTATCATTTTGACACCTGAATCTCTATTGCTGACCggtgattttaattttcatgtCGATATTGATGATGACCCCAATGCCAAATTGTTCCAAGAACTCTTAGATTCTATGGGTCTTAAACAACATGTAACTGGTCCAACACATATGAGTGGCCACACCCTGGATCTTCTTATCACTCGTGAACATGATACTATTGTTGCTGGTTCACCAGAGGTTGATTGCTACCTATCAGATCATGCGTCAATTCTATGTCGACTCAATGCATCAAAAGCCTGTCGAGTGGTGAAGGAGATCACTTATCGTAAGATCAAATCTATTGACTTGGATCGCTTTCGTGAAGATCTCAGATCGTCAGAACTATGTAACAAGATCTATCCAAGCCTAGATGATATGGTGTCTGGTTATGATTCATCTCTATCCTCCATACTCGACAAGCACGCacctttaaagaaaaagaccTTAGTGTGCAGAAGGCGAGTACCATGGTTCAACAGCGACATAAAGTCTTCTATAAAAGCAAAgaggaaagctgaaaagaaatGGCGATCCTCAAAATCCCAGGATGACTTGCGTGCCTTCAAG CCAAATGAGCTTGCGACTAATTTTGGTGACTTTTTCGCACAGAAGATCAAAGATATTGATTCTACTCTGGATCAATTTGATTATGTACACCCTGATGTACCTGATGTTGACGAAAAAGGTGACAAGACAGTTGCATCTCCATTATCCTGGTTTGAGCTTTTGACAATTGAGCAAACATCTGACCTCATCAAATCAATGTCTAAGAAGTCATGTGTATTAGACCCTATACCGACAACACTTGCTATGCAAGTTGTTGATGACCTATTACCTACATTGTCTACGATGATCAACATGTCTCTGGAGTCTGGTCAGTTTGCGTCGGCATGGAAAGAAGCTTTATTGAAACCAACTCTTAAGAAACCTGGACTTGCTATTGAATATAAGAACTTTCGTCCTGTCAGTAATCTTTGTTATGTGTCGAAACTGACTGAAGGAGCTGTGGCGTCACAGTTGATGGGTCATATGACAGTAAACAACTTGCATTTAAAGTTCCAGTCCGCTTATAAGAAGAATCACAGCACGGAATCAGCTTTATTGAAAGTTAAGAACGACATATTAATGAACATGGATGCACAAAAAGTCACTTTATTGGTGCTACTAGACTTAAGTTCtgcctttgatacggttaaCCATCAAGTTTTGTTGGATCGTCTTAGATCAAGGTTTGGAGTCACTGGAACAGCATTGGACTGGTTCGCATCATATTTGTCTGGTCGTGTACAGCGCATTTCTGTGAATGGTGGTACTTCAGATGCATTTCATCTTATTCAaggtgtacctcagggctcgTGCTTAGGCCCATTACTGTTTACAGTTTATACAAGTGAGCTATTTGACATCATTGAAAAACATCTTCCCAGTGTGCACTGCTATGCAGATGACACACAGCTGTATCTCGCATTTAGTCCTGACAGAGAAGGAGATGATGCCATTGCCATTGAAGCTATGAGAAATTGCATCAAGGAATTGCGTGTGTGGATGGCAAGAAACAGTTTGATGCTCAATGAAGACAAGACGGACTTTCTGCTTATAGGAACTCGTCAGCAGCTTCTTAAAGTCAACTTCACTCGCATAGCTGTAGGTAGCGAGGTTATTGAGTGCAAATCATCAGTAAGGAATCTCGGTTCCTGGTTTGACTCACAGCTTAATATGTCTGTCCATATAAGTAAGCTTTGTGCAGCAGCATTTTATCATCTTCATAACATAAGTCGTATTCGTAGATTTCTTAGCTTTGATTCCACTAAGGCACTCGTACATGCACTGATTACATCACGAGTTGACTATTGTAATGGTTTGCTGTATGGGTTCCCTGCCACTCAGCTTAATAAGATACAGCGCGTCTTAAATGCGGCTGCTCGGCTTGTTTGTAGATCACCACGTTATTGTCATATAACACCATTAGTGTATAATCTTCATTGGCTTCCAGTTAACTTAAGAATACGCTTTAaggttcttttatttgtatttaaggCAATTCACGGTATAGCTCCTTCTTATATTTCTGACCTTATCTTTGTAAAACCTAATAGTTCTTATAATTTACGTTCATCATCTGCAAGCATTTTGCTTGCGTTTCCAGCCCGGAAGACGAAGCGAACTTTAGGTGATAGGTCGTTCTCAGTAGCAGCACCAACACTATGGAATGAACTTCGATGTGAACTTCGGGATCTAGAGGACTTCAAGTCATTTAAGCAGAAAttaaagactcatctttttattgaagcttactcataa
- the LOC138025771 gene encoding uncharacterized protein: MAEVESILNGRPLTRNSDDPADMEPLTPNHLLLMQSNLNVPPGVFVKGDLYCRNRWKQVQYLADVFWKRWLSEYLPFLQERQKWLRPRRNFVVGDLVLIADERLHRGQWPLGRVVEVHPGSDGLTRSVKVATRTTVLSRPVTKLCFLEQEHLS, from the coding sequence ATGGCTGAAGTTGAAAGTATCCTGAATGGACGACCATTAACCCGCAACAGTGATGACCCGGCTGACATGGAACCCTTGAccccaaatcatttgcttctcATGCAGTCAAATTTGAATGTGCCACCTGGTGTATTCGTAAAGGGAGATCTCTATTGCCGAAATCGTTGGAAACAAGTGCAATATCTTGCTGACGTATTCTGGAAAAGATGGTTGTCGGAGTATTTGCCTTTCTTACAAGAACGCCAGAAGTGGTTAAGGCCGCGTCGAAATTTTGTAGTCGGAGACCTGGTGCTTATCGCAGATGAAAGACTTCACCGTGGACAATGGCCGTTAGGTCGCGTCGTTGAAGTTCACCCGGGAAGTGATGGCCTTACAAGATCCGTGAAGGTTGCGACAAGAACGACGGTCCTATCAAGACCAGTCACGAAGTTATGCTTCCTAGAACAGGAACATTTGTCTTAA
- the LOC138025772 gene encoding uncharacterized protein, with amino-acid sequence MAKGCMQRSGCYVEGCGKKHMTVLHPPVQPLPVGHGTQDSRRADQELGHSESSTSGVVTQLSSQSHVIGAGVNGQNGTGHIADKVRLRIVPVRVRGNQPGKVVETYALLDNGSDVTLCDRKLVDELGITGQPRSFMLTTQESKNSERSGLEVKLIVGSINGDSSLEVPRAWTVDRLNISECSIPRDHDVTKWPHLNGIELPEIDGKEVRVLIGCNVPEAFWVLEERRGGRGEPVAIRSLLGWTLIGPTVKVNEESSFSVNFVRLNDESDSRDETLLLQVKNFWETDFADSISSSKVAMSVEDERALAIMESSVRRVSGRYQVALPWRRQPPYLPNNRVAVEQRLSLLKKRFHRDPEFFARYKAAVNDYIGKGYAKQVPVKELYPNGRPSWYLPHHAVFHPHKPDKLRVVFDCAARFKGTSLNDQLLHGPDLTNSLFGVLQRFRQEPVALVSDIEAMFHQVKVDPLDSDALRFLWWPNDDLSAQPIEYRMEVHLFGSTSSPSCANFCIRKTAQDNIGNFSHQVIDTVLKNFHVDDCLKSVQSSCAVIDLRSQLCELLQKGGFRLTKWSCNSKDVLETIPNADRAPSIFDLDLKAEELPIERTLGVQWSMETDMFIFKLLPKDKPYTRRGILSVTSSIYDPLGIISPVVLSAKKLIQDLCKQGLSWDEEIKEEEAIRWKKWLSELPKLSQISLARCLKPADFGVADVTELHHFADASQIAYGAVSYARFVNEKRNAVHCSFLVGKSRLAHVKPMTIPRLELSAAVVAVKLDRTLREEMEIKIDRSVFWSDSTAVLQYIKNEDKRFHTFVANRLAVIHDGSKPSQWNFVESARNPADDASRGLTPEELLLQDRWFKGPEFLWKLEESWPVPSSPLPSIPDQDTEIKSQGQTNRTTMVSEESNLNSMIQRYSSWYELKRGVAWLLRFREYIRRKCYPPNDALPQGELSLEELRFAELRIVKYVQTLSFPEIFSALQASNSKTQEKRALRTSGSSGSIYKLRPMLDKEGALRVGGRLVNTSLNYQSKHQLLLPYNHHLSRLLIMAHHQSVGHLGQEYVLTSLRKKYWIIKGRAAVRKVLSGCLTCRKQNSLRGQQMMADLPKERLTPGDPPFSYVGIDYFGPLFVKRGGSIVKHYGCLFSCLTLRATHIEVAESLETDSFISALRRFISRRGKPRVIISDNGTNLCGGERELREAVDSWNQQKINSFLHQRNIDWKFNPPGASHMGGGWSALFDLCAKF; translated from the coding sequence ATGGCCAAGGGATGCATGCAGAGAAGTGGTTGTTACGTCGAGGGTTGTGGAAAGAAGCATATGACCGTTCTCCATCCACCAGTTCAGCCTCTTCCAGTTGGTCACGGGACACAAGATAGTCGCCGTGCCGATCAGGAGCTCGGCCATAGTGAAAGTTCCACCTCTGGTGTTGTAACACAATTGTCCAGCCAGAGTCATGTCATTGGGGCCGGCGTGAATGGTCAGAATGGTACTGGCCATATAGCTGATAAAGTCCGTCTAAGAATTGTTCCTGTTAGGGTACGTGGTAATCAGCCCGGTAAAGTGGTAGAAACGTACGCCCTGTTAGATAACGGCTCTGATGTGACCCTTTGTGACAGGAAGTTGGTTGATGAATTGGGGATCACAGGGCAACCACGAAGTTTCATGTTAACAACCCAAGAAAGCAAGAACAGCGAGAGATCTGGCCTAGAAGTTAAGCTAATCGTTGGCTCAATCAACGGAGATTCCAGCCTTGAAGTACCTAGGGCGTGGACCGTCGATCGCCTAAACATATCTGAGTGTAGTATTCCAAGAGATCATGATGTCACTAAATGGCCGCACCTTAACGGCATCGAACTCCCAGAGATCGACGGCAAGGAAGTAAGAGTGCTGATAGGGTGTAACGTCCCCGAAGCGTTTTGGGTGCTCGAAGAGAGGCGCGGCGGTAGAGGTGAACCGGTTGCCATCCGTTCGTTGTTAGGTTGGACCCTTATAGGACCAACTGTGAAGGTCAATGAAGAAAGCAGTTTTAGTGTGAACTTTGTGCGTTTGAATGACGAAAGCGACTCCAGAGACGAAACCTTACTGCTGCAAGTTAAGAACTTCTGGGAAACTGATTTTGCTGATTCGATATCTAGTTCTAAAGTCGCCATGTCCGTTGAAGACGAAAGAGCATTGGCAATCATGGAATCTTCTGTCAGAAGGGTCTCCGGACGTTATCAAGTGGCCCTTCCATGGAGACGGCAACCTCCTTACCTTCCAAATAACCGAGTCGCAGTTGAGCAGCGATTGTCTTTGTTGAAAAAGAGATTTCATCGAGATCCAGAGTTCTTCGCACGCTATAAAGCAGCTGTTAACGACTACATCGGAAAAGGTTATGCTAAGCAAGTGCCTGTGAAGGAACTTTACCCTAATGGCAGGCCCTCATGGTACCTACCACACCATGCCGTTTTCCATCCCCACAAGCCAGACAAGTTAAGAGTAGTATTTGACTGTGCTGCACGGTTCAAGGGTACTTCTCTGAACGATCAGTTATTACACGGCCCTGATTTGACCAATAGTTTGTTCGGTGTTCTTCAAAGATTTCGTCAAGAACCAGTCGCCCTGGTTTCTGATATCGAAGCTATGTTCCATCAAGTGAAAGTTGACCCCCTGGATTCAGATGCCTTGAGATTTTTGTGGTGGCCAAACGATGATTTATCTGCACAGCCTATTGAATACCGGATGGAAGTCCACCTTTTTGGTAGTACCTCGTCACCGAGTTGTGCAAACTTCTGCATCAGGAAGACTGCTCAAGACAATATTGGAAATTTCTCCCATCAGGTGATCGATACAGTCCTGAAGAACTTTCACGTTGACGACTGTCTGAAATCTGTGCAATCCTCCTGTGCTGTCATCGATTTAAGAAGTCAGCTCTGCGAACTGCTTCAAAAGGGCGGATTCCGATTGACTAAGTGGTCGTGTAACTCTAAGGATGTCCTAGAGACCATTCCAAACGCCGATAGAGCCCCTTCAATCTTTGATCTTGATTTGAAGGCTGAAGAACTTCCCATCGAGAGAACTCTTGGTGTTCAGTGGAGCATGGAGACAGATATGTTCATCTTTAAGTTGCTGCCAAAGGATAAGCCCTACACACGTCGAGGGATTTTATCAGTGACCAGCTCCATTTATGATCCCCTCGGTATCATTTCGCCAGTTGTTCTTTCGGCCAAGAAACTAATTCAAGATCTTTGCAAGCAAGGGCTTAGTTGGGATGAAGAGattaaagaagaagaagctaTACGCTGGAAAAAGTGGCTTTCAGAGTTACCAAAGTTGTCCCAGATTTCTTTGGCACGATGTTTGAAACCAGCTGACTTTGGTGTAGCAGACGTCACGGAGCTTCATCACTTCGCAGACGCGTCACAGATCGCGTATGGTGCGGTCTCGTATGCAAGATTTGTCAATGAAAAAAGGAATGCAGTCCACTGCAGTTTCCTCGTTGGAAAGTCCCGTTTAGCTCACGTCAAGCCAATGACCATTCCCAGGTTGGAGCTATCAGCAGCGGTAGTTGCCGTGAAGCTGGACCGAACATTAAGAGAAGAAATGGAGATAAAGATTGACAGATCAGTGTTTTGGTCGGACTCTACAGCTGTTTTACAATACATCAAGAATGAGGACAAGCGGTTTCATACGTTTGTTGCAAATCGTCTGGCAGTGATCCACGATGGCTCAAAACCATCGCAGTGGAATTTCGTTGAGTCAGCAAGGAACCCTGCAGATGATGCCAGCAGAGGTTTGACTCCGGAAGAGTTGCTTCTTCAGGATCGATGGTTCAAGGGTCCCGAATTCCTTTGGAAACTAGAAGAGTCTTGGCCAGTTCCTTCAAGTCCTTTACCAAGTATACCTGACCAGGATACAGAGATTAAGAGTCAAGGTCAAACCAATAGAACAACCATGGTTTCTGAGGAAAGTAATTTAAACTCAATGATCCAGCGTTACTCGTCTTGGTACGAGCTTAAGAGGGGCGTGGCCTGGTTGTTGCGTTTCAGAGAGTACATCCGAAGAAAGTGTTATCCGCCAAACGACGCACTGCCACAAGGCGAGCTTTCACTGGAGGAGTTAAGGTTCGCAGAACTTCGCATCGTGAAATACGTTCAGACATTGTCTTTCCCCGAAATATTTAGTGCACTTCAAGCTTCAAATTCCAAAACCCAAGAGAAACGTGCCCTGAGGACTTCTGGCTCGTCTGGTTCCATCTACAAACTACGTCCAATGCTTGATAAAGAAGGAGCGTTAAGGGTTGGTGGAAGACTTGTGAATACCTCGTTGAATTATCAGTCAAAGCATCAGCTGCTACTGCCTTACAATCATCACCTTTCCAGATTGCTGATTATGGCACATCACCAATCCGTGGGACACCTAGGTCAAGAATACGTGCTGACAAGTTTACGAAAAAAGTACTGGATCATCAAGGGACGAGCTGCCGTTCGTAAAGTACTCAGTGGTTGTTTGACATGCCGTAAGCAGAACTCTCTCCGTGGCCAACAAATGATGGCAGATTTACCCAAAGAAAGGTTAACTCCCGGAGACCCGCCATTTTCCTATGTCGGTATCGACTATTTTGGACCACTGTTCGTGAAACGAGGAGGAAGTATTGTGAAGCACTACGGATGTTTGTTCTCATGTCTTACCCTTCGAGCCACCCACATTGAAGTAGCCGAGTCTCTTGAGACAGATTCTTTTATTAGCGCATTGCGCAGATTCATCAGTCGAAGAGGAAAGCCAAGGGTTATTATAAGCGACAATGGTACTAACCTTTGCGGAGGGGAAAGAGAGCTAAGAGAAGCAGTGGATAGTTGGAATCAGCAGAAGATCAATTCATTCCTGCACCAAAGAAATATCGATTGGAAGTTTAACCCTCCTGGAGCCTCTCATATGGGAGGAGGGTGGAGCGCGTTATTCGATCTGTGCGCAAAGTTCTGA